In the genome of Ignavibacteriales bacterium, one region contains:
- a CDS encoding biopolymer transporter ExbD produces MKLKLSHQPLSVFSYSSLTDIVMLLVIFFLLTSQFVIQTGVKVKLPGSKTNEQTVASKLIVTLTSEGAIYAGSDQTGIDGLPALLTQMRSSTTEDNLIIRADKTVPVELVIKVIDAAKATGIEKFTIETEKEKL; encoded by the coding sequence ATGAAACTTAAATTATCTCATCAACCATTAAGTGTTTTTAGCTACTCATCACTGACAGATATTGTGATGCTGCTTGTAATTTTTTTCCTGCTTACTTCTCAGTTTGTTATTCAGACCGGAGTGAAGGTGAAACTGCCGGGTTCAAAAACTAACGAACAAACAGTAGCAAGTAAACTGATTGTTACTCTTACATCCGAAGGGGCTATTTATGCTGGAAGCGATCAGACCGGAATTGATGGACTGCCGGCTTTACTTACGCAGATGCGTTCATCAACAACAGAAGATAACCTGATCATACGTGCCGATAAAACTGTTCCAGTTGAACTCGTCATAAAAGTTATCGATGCGGCAAAAGCAACCGGAATTGAAAAATTTACAATCGAAACTGAAAAAGAAAAACTTTGA
- a CDS encoding HDIG domain-containing protein yields the protein MEINRDECHKILTEYTKSESLLKHAYAVESCVRAYAKLYNENIEYWGNAALLHDFDYELFPTADEHPFKGSEILKEKGFSEDFRNAILSHADYSGVPRDTLLSKVLFACDELAGFITAVTYVRPSKSIDEVETKSVLKKMKDKAFARAVNRDDIINGASQLGVSLDEHINFCINALKDNREALGF from the coding sequence ATGGAAATTAATAGAGATGAATGCCACAAGATTTTAACTGAGTACACAAAGTCAGAAAGTCTGCTGAAGCATGCGTATGCAGTAGAGAGCTGTGTAAGAGCCTACGCTAAGTTATATAACGAAAATATTGAATACTGGGGTAATGCAGCATTGCTGCATGATTTTGATTATGAACTTTTTCCAACTGCGGATGAACATCCATTTAAAGGTTCAGAGATTTTAAAGGAAAAAGGTTTTAGCGAAGACTTCAGGAACGCAATTTTATCTCATGCAGATTACTCAGGTGTACCGAGGGATACTTTATTGTCAAAAGTTTTATTTGCATGCGACGAATTAGCTGGTTTTATAACGGCAGTTACTTATGTCCGACCTTCGAAATCAATTGACGAGGTAGAAACAAAATCTGTTCTTAAAAAAATGAAAGATAAAGCATTTGCCAGAGCAGTTAACCGTGATGATATAATCAATGGTGCATCACAATTGGGTGTTTCGCTTGATGAACATATTAACTTCTGTATAAATGCTTTAAAAGATAACAGGGAAGCACTTGGGTTTTAA
- the nth gene encoding endonuclease III, which produces MKSNIEQKRVDKIFSILKKEYPKVKPALDYNSPFQLLIATILSAQCTDERVNIVTSTLFKKYRSPRDFVEASSTNLEKDIFSTGFYKQKAKSIKSCCAQLIELYDGKVPADFDALTRLSGVGRKTASVVAGNAFGIPAIAVDTHVKRLSNLLGFVESDNPEIIESRLKEILPVDDWVNSSHWLATHGRKICIARRPKCSECKVSDYCPSSKIDD; this is translated from the coding sequence ATGAAAAGTAACATTGAACAAAAAAGAGTTGATAAGATATTTTCGATTCTAAAAAAAGAATACCCGAAAGTTAAACCCGCGCTTGATTACAACAGTCCTTTTCAATTACTCATCGCTACAATACTATCTGCACAATGTACAGATGAGAGAGTGAACATTGTAACTTCAACATTATTTAAGAAGTATAGATCCCCCAGGGATTTTGTGGAGGCATCTTCAACAAATCTTGAGAAAGATATTTTTTCAACCGGATTCTATAAGCAGAAAGCAAAAAGTATCAAATCATGTTGTGCACAATTAATTGAACTTTATGATGGAAAAGTACCCGCAGACTTTGATGCATTAACCCGACTTAGCGGAGTAGGTAGAAAAACTGCATCCGTCGTTGCTGGAAACGCTTTTGGAATCCCTGCGATTGCAGTTGATACCCATGTTAAAAGATTGTCAAATTTATTAGGGTTTGTTGAAAGTGATAATCCCGAGATAATAGAATCGCGTTTGAAGGAGATTTTGCCAGTTGATGACTGGGTTAATTCTTCTCACTGGCTGGCAACGCATGGACGAAAAATATGCATTGCAAGAAGACCAAAATGTTCCGAATGTAAGGTGTCCGATTATTGTCCTTCAAGTAAGATAGATGACTAA
- a CDS encoding (2Fe-2S) ferredoxin domain-containing protein: MKRFDKHIFICENKRPDGHPRGCCLDKGSSAVKEKFKNRLKELGLNSGVRANTAGCLDACEYGITVLVYPEQIWYGGVTENDIEEIIQSHIVNNIPVERLKISDPKFNKDEK, translated from the coding sequence TTGAAAAGATTTGATAAACATATTTTTATTTGCGAGAATAAAAGACCCGATGGACATCCCCGGGGCTGTTGTCTTGATAAAGGAAGTTCGGCAGTAAAGGAGAAATTTAAAAACAGGTTGAAAGAACTTGGATTAAACTCAGGGGTTCGTGCAAATACAGCCGGCTGTCTTGATGCCTGTGAATATGGGATAACGGTACTGGTATACCCGGAACAAATATGGTATGGTGGTGTAACTGAAAATGATATTGAAGAAATAATTCAAAGTCACATAGTCAACAATATTCCTGTTGAAAGATTGAAAATTTCAGATCCGAAATTCAATAAAGATGAAAAGTAA
- a CDS encoding NHL repeat-containing protein, producing the protein MKTFFLLFNIVLLPATILSQQFKFAGEIGSFKDASSFYINSSGHIYVTDSGKDEIYKLDTTGTVLKFAGGFGWDNGSFDDPVDIFATSLTVYVCDRNNHRIQRFDKDLNFISSLSTRENENSNEQFGYPISCVTSAQGDMFILDSENNRIIKFDMFGNFIQNFGGFDYGDFALSKPVSMAVSPSNTLFFVDGNSIVLYDQFGNGISRVGTELQFKNIRINFFGVTMNTGEQIYYSTLSSKELKLMEIQLSETKSGFKIISSIIFNDKLYVLTPTRILIYEK; encoded by the coding sequence ATGAAAACCTTTTTCCTGTTGTTTAACATAGTATTGCTTCCGGCTACAATTCTGTCACAGCAATTTAAGTTTGCAGGTGAAATCGGAAGTTTTAAAGATGCCTCATCATTCTACATAAATTCTTCCGGACATATCTATGTGACTGATTCTGGAAAAGATGAGATTTATAAACTCGATACAACCGGTACTGTACTGAAATTTGCCGGCGGGTTTGGATGGGATAACGGATCATTCGATGATCCGGTTGATATCTTTGCAACTTCACTGACTGTATATGTATGTGATAGGAACAATCACAGGATACAGAGATTTGATAAAGATCTTAACTTCATCTCGTCATTATCAACTCGTGAAAATGAAAATTCTAATGAACAGTTTGGTTATCCTATCTCTTGTGTAACTTCAGCACAAGGTGACATGTTTATACTTGATTCCGAAAACAACCGCATAATAAAATTTGATATGTTCGGCAACTTCATCCAGAATTTTGGCGGTTTTGATTACGGCGATTTTGCCTTAAGCAAGCCGGTTTCTATGGCTGTATCTCCATCCAATACTCTGTTTTTTGTTGATGGAAATTCTATTGTATTATATGATCAGTTTGGAAATGGGATATCGAGAGTCGGGACAGAACTGCAATTCAAAAATATAAGAATCAATTTTTTCGGGGTTACTATGAATACCGGGGAACAAATTTATTATAGTACATTGAGCAGCAAAGAACTAAAGTTGATGGAAATACAATTATCAGAAACAAAATCAGGATTTAAGATAATATCATCAATCATTTTCAACGACAAACTTTATGTGCTCACACCCACACGGATTTTGATATACGAAAAATGA
- the porU gene encoding type IX secretion system sortase PorU, which yields MLSSDFNSIVIQYNPVYSDTSSVTINNELFKKIEVLFGSVPNPEQPGLPSTPERLINVGVPGEFGNTIQVLSSSYYEINGKLLPIPSMKREGGQNQIYFEVNPDYALHSSDDELVMFGEYGLIRDIKNQSLRIKPVHFDALKNKIRLYDQITFRINFSASQEITEPIVDELSKDAVLNFSVARNWSAKPLRTEKITVNSVLANGRWFRFEAPVEGMYRITYAMLASYGIEASSVDPRTIKIYNNGGKMLPESVMLDVSTDLVENAITVIGEEDGVFNQNDYILFYGRGTSFWEYDTLLDKTVRRHNVYSKENYYWITSGGNQGKRIQNQPSLTGTADVIQTTTQAYAFLEEDKVNFVQSGRFYFGDEFNQTTKSRTYMNTLTGRVDGTPINYRFRFINNHTTSQLLTIDESGTSIFNSSIQGTSSINDWNTYLTGVPHENQIVYNNSLVDNRSVLKFTFNANSLLSRGYLDFFEINFERDLASHSAPIIFFAKDTTGSVHYKLSGFSNSNIHVFDITNYSEIKLITNPLVWSGGDFEFINQENSGEGRKYLALLSDYFLTPTSGTEISNSNLHGISAGAQFIIITPTVFLNAANRLKDYRENNSPNKFSTLVVELDDIYNEFSGGMLDIAGIRNFLKYAFQNWQIRPEYVLLLGDGDYDYRNIEGANNNFVPTYQIFYETNWYRNLHHIYSYASDDFYALINGNDPQVDLATGRINAQTLTDANNVIDKIIEYESSEDRTNWNNLISLISDDGYTSTTYEGTLHTAPSEYLSSFVIPKYFDLNKIYMASYPDELTSSGRRKPAVNKKIIETINQGTLILNYIGHGSPDLWAHEVVFDKNVTVPQLQNKNFFFLTAATCDFGYYDIPNFQSATEMLVLKPKAGCIGAVTSSRLVFAGENNELMYRLFQDLLNSDRDSLHRIIPVGKSFFLTKQVRVATNDRKYHLFGDPTLRLRVPQYSGNIDSINGIAPTTDIQIKALSRGTIEGEVIKPDSSLWSDFNGEGVMTIYDSERRIRLASISFDVNIPGGVIFRGRISIQNGKFNSDFIVPKDISYENKNGKVVVYFYNEDTDGIIFTDNVIIGGTDSTVNNDGEGPQITIHFDDESNSNANLITPNSSLIVKLNDETGLNTTGTGIGHKLEGILNDDESNPIDFTNYFTGDLDAGGRSGEINYRFSGLENGEYKLLVKAWDVFNNFASENAYFSVVTSDDLVVRDIYNYPNPFAGNTTFTFQHNLNSAIDVKIKIYSIAGRLIHQIESQNIADRFVAIDWDGRDMDGDLIANGTYLYKIVITTSDGQYKRDVLGKLAVIR from the coding sequence GTGCTCTCCTCAGATTTCAACTCGATCGTAATTCAATATAACCCTGTTTACAGTGATACCTCATCCGTAACCATAAATAATGAATTGTTTAAGAAAATTGAAGTTTTGTTTGGATCAGTACCGAATCCTGAACAACCAGGTTTACCATCCACTCCTGAACGATTGATTAATGTTGGTGTTCCTGGTGAGTTTGGAAACACTATTCAGGTTTTGTCTTCTTCTTATTATGAAATTAATGGTAAGCTGCTTCCTATTCCTTCAATGAAAAGGGAGGGGGGGCAGAATCAGATTTATTTTGAAGTCAATCCGGATTATGCTCTCCATAGTTCGGATGATGAACTTGTCATGTTTGGTGAATATGGTTTGATCAGGGACATTAAAAATCAAAGTCTGCGTATCAAGCCAGTCCATTTCGATGCGTTAAAAAATAAAATCCGTCTCTATGATCAGATTACTTTCAGGATTAACTTTTCTGCATCGCAGGAAATTACCGAACCTATAGTTGATGAACTTTCCAAAGATGCCGTATTAAATTTTTCAGTTGCAAGGAACTGGAGTGCAAAACCATTACGCACAGAAAAAATAACAGTCAATAGTGTTCTGGCAAACGGGAGATGGTTTAGATTCGAAGCACCGGTTGAAGGTATGTATAGGATAACATATGCAATGCTGGCGTCATATGGTATTGAAGCATCATCTGTTGATCCGCGTACTATTAAAATTTATAACAACGGCGGCAAAATGCTGCCTGAAAGTGTGATGCTTGATGTTTCAACTGACCTGGTTGAAAATGCAATCACAGTTATTGGTGAAGAAGATGGAGTCTTTAATCAAAATGATTACATATTATTTTACGGTAGAGGAACTTCATTTTGGGAGTATGATACTCTGCTTGACAAAACGGTAAGACGACATAATGTTTATTCAAAAGAAAATTATTACTGGATCACATCAGGCGGGAATCAAGGAAAGAGAATTCAAAATCAGCCCAGCCTTACCGGCACAGCCGATGTAATACAGACCACAACACAGGCATATGCGTTTCTTGAAGAGGATAAAGTAAATTTTGTGCAGAGCGGCAGGTTTTATTTTGGTGATGAATTTAATCAGACCACGAAGAGCCGCACTTATATGAATACTCTCACTGGTCGTGTCGACGGTACACCGATTAACTACCGTTTCAGGTTTATAAATAATCATACCACATCCCAGCTACTTACGATTGATGAAAGCGGGACTTCAATTTTCAATTCGAGTATTCAAGGCACATCAAGTATAAATGATTGGAATACTTACCTGACTGGTGTGCCACACGAAAACCAAATTGTCTATAATAATAGTCTCGTAGATAACAGAAGTGTTCTTAAATTCACATTCAATGCTAATAGCCTGCTATCCCGTGGATATTTAGACTTTTTTGAGATAAACTTTGAACGTGACCTGGCATCTCATTCAGCACCAATCATTTTCTTTGCGAAAGACACAACCGGAAGCGTGCATTATAAATTATCTGGATTCTCAAACAGCAACATTCATGTTTTTGATATTACAAATTATTCTGAAATAAAATTAATTACCAATCCATTAGTTTGGAGTGGAGGTGACTTTGAGTTCATCAACCAGGAGAATTCGGGTGAAGGAAGAAAATACTTAGCACTACTCTCGGACTATTTTCTTACACCAACCAGCGGAACAGAAATTTCAAATTCAAATTTGCATGGGATTTCCGCGGGGGCACAATTTATCATTATTACACCAACTGTATTTTTAAATGCAGCCAATCGTTTAAAGGACTATAGGGAAAATAATTCTCCAAATAAATTTTCAACATTAGTAGTTGAATTAGATGATATCTATAATGAATTTTCCGGGGGGATGCTGGATATTGCAGGGATCAGGAATTTCTTAAAATATGCGTTTCAGAATTGGCAGATACGTCCAGAATATGTTTTGCTCCTCGGAGATGGAGACTATGATTATAGAAACATTGAAGGGGCAAATAATAACTTTGTTCCCACATACCAAATTTTCTATGAAACCAACTGGTATAGGAACCTTCATCATATATATTCATATGCCAGCGATGACTTTTACGCTCTGATAAATGGAAATGATCCACAGGTTGATTTGGCAACAGGCAGGATAAATGCTCAAACTTTAACAGATGCAAATAATGTTATTGATAAAATAATTGAATATGAGAGTAGCGAAGATCGCACAAATTGGAACAATCTCATCTCATTAATTTCAGATGATGGTTATACTTCCACAACTTATGAAGGGACATTACATACAGCCCCATCGGAATATCTTTCTAGTTTTGTAATACCAAAGTATTTTGATCTGAATAAAATTTATATGGCATCTTATCCGGATGAACTAACTAGTTCCGGGAGAAGAAAACCAGCAGTAAACAAAAAAATTATTGAGACAATTAATCAGGGAACATTGATCCTTAATTATATAGGGCATGGCAGTCCTGATTTGTGGGCTCACGAAGTAGTATTTGATAAAAATGTAACAGTACCACAACTTCAAAATAAAAATTTCTTTTTTCTCACTGCCGCAACCTGTGATTTTGGTTATTACGATATTCCAAACTTTCAAAGTGCGACTGAAATGCTTGTGTTAAAACCCAAAGCGGGTTGTATTGGTGCTGTCACGTCCTCCAGGCTTGTGTTTGCCGGTGAAAATAATGAATTGATGTACAGGCTATTCCAGGATCTACTTAATTCTGATAGAGATTCGTTGCATAGAATAATTCCGGTTGGAAAATCATTCTTTTTAACAAAACAGGTAAGGGTAGCAACTAATGACCGCAAGTATCATCTTTTTGGAGACCCGACACTCAGATTAAGAGTACCTCAGTATTCGGGAAACATTGATTCTATAAACGGAATTGCTCCAACTACTGATATACAGATTAAAGCCCTGAGCCGAGGTACTATCGAAGGTGAAGTTATTAAACCGGATTCAAGCCTTTGGTCTGATTTTAATGGTGAGGGCGTGATGACAATCTACGATTCCGAAAGAAGAATTCGTTTGGCTTCAATTTCTTTTGATGTAAACATTCCCGGCGGTGTAATATTCAGAGGAAGAATTTCAATACAGAACGGAAAGTTTAATAGTGATTTCATTGTGCCAAAAGATATTTCATATGAAAATAAGAACGGAAAAGTTGTAGTCTATTTTTATAATGAAGATACGGACGGGATTATATTCACTGACAATGTAATAATTGGTGGAACTGATTCTACCGTGAACAATGATGGAGAAGGTCCTCAAATCACGATTCATTTTGATGACGAATCTAACAGCAACGCAAATCTGATAACACCTAATTCATCGTTGATCGTGAAGTTGAATGATGAAACCGGATTAAACACCACAGGAACCGGCATTGGTCACAAGCTTGAAGGCATTTTGAATGATGACGAAAGTAATCCGATTGACTTTACAAATTATTTTACCGGCGATCTCGATGCCGGAGGCAGATCAGGTGAAATTAATTATAGGTTCAGCGGACTTGAGAACGGTGAATACAAATTACTCGTAAAAGCCTGGGATGTGTTTAATAATTTTGCTTCTGAGAATGCATACTTCAGCGTAGTAACTTCGGATGATCTTGTAGTCAGAGATATTTACAATTATCCCAACCCATTTGCTGGTAACACAACTTTTACATTTCAGCATAATTTAAATTCAGCGATAGATGTAAAGATCAAGATATATTCTATTGCGGGGAGGCTGATTCATCAGATAGAAAGCCAAAACATTGCCGACAGGTTCGTTGCTATAGACTGGGACGGAAGGGATATGGATGGCGACCTGATCGCTAATGGAACTTATTTATATAAAATCGTAATAACTACATCAGATGGCCAGTATAAGCGTGATGTATTAGGAAAACTGGCAGTAATAAGGTAG
- a CDS encoding DUF2085 domain-containing protein: MSSAKYNAGQKFSKNLLFNLTFSVACLLWLTGIVSPVLITNSQLSNYIIPVINYPYSLVCHQNADKTLHIHNASLLVCSRCTGIYMGAFISSIFLLMISRFTFNKKYFLWIAPLPVLLDIIFINSGLYTYNKPVAFGTGMFSGSILFIYISNEIKNFLINR; this comes from the coding sequence ATGAGTTCAGCAAAATATAATGCCGGACAAAAATTCTCCAAAAATTTATTATTCAACCTAACATTTTCAGTTGCCTGTCTTTTGTGGTTAACCGGAATAGTATCACCTGTTCTGATCACCAACTCACAACTTTCAAATTACATTATCCCGGTTATTAATTATCCTTACAGCCTTGTATGTCACCAGAATGCGGATAAGACTTTGCACATACATAATGCTTCCCTGCTTGTATGCAGCCGCTGTACGGGTATTTACATGGGAGCATTTATTTCTTCAATCTTTTTATTGATGATCAGCAGGTTTACATTCAACAAAAAATATTTTTTATGGATAGCTCCATTACCGGTTCTGTTAGACATTATTTTTATCAACTCCGGATTATACACGTACAACAAACCGGTAGCTTTCGGTACGGGAATGTTTTCCGGTTCAATCCTATTTATCTATATTTCGAATGAAATTAAAAATTTTCTGATTAACCGTTAA
- a CDS encoding MotA/TolQ/ExbB proton channel family protein yields the protein MNLFSIFLKGGFIMWPILLCSFIGLAVIIDRYIVLRKARINVPAFMVKIRGLIKKKDISGAVSYCMEEKSPAANIIRKGLKKFGLGHERVREAIENAGSQEVSKLEKGLTVLATVAGVAPLLGFLGTVTGMISAFMTIEDLAGAANPSDLAGGIWEALLTTAFGLIVGIPALAFYNYFLSAVKKLVGDMETVANDVVDIIQDTSVNQSTPEEEIEIDI from the coding sequence ATGAATCTGTTCTCAATATTTTTAAAAGGCGGCTTCATTATGTGGCCCATCCTTCTTTGTTCATTCATTGGACTTGCTGTTATCATAGACCGCTACATCGTGTTAAGAAAAGCAAGAATAAATGTTCCCGCATTTATGGTTAAGATACGCGGACTAATTAAGAAAAAAGATATTTCAGGTGCGGTTAGTTATTGTATGGAGGAAAAATCTCCAGCGGCAAATATCATAAGGAAAGGTTTAAAAAAATTCGGGCTTGGTCATGAAAGAGTCAGAGAAGCCATCGAGAATGCCGGAAGCCAGGAAGTAAGTAAACTTGAAAAGGGTTTGACGGTTCTTGCAACCGTCGCTGGTGTTGCTCCACTGCTTGGTTTCCTTGGAACTGTTACAGGTATGATAAGTGCGTTTATGACTATTGAAGATCTTGCCGGTGCCGCAAATCCAAGTGACCTTGCCGGTGGAATCTGGGAGGCTCTTTTGACAACAGCATTTGGACTGATCGTCGGAATTCCTGCTTTAGCTTTTTACAACTACTTTCTTAGTGCCGTTAAAAAATTAGTCGGTGATATGGAAACAGTTGCGAATGATGTTGTTGATATAATCCAGGATACCTCGGTGAATCAATCAACACCCGAAGAAGAAATTGAAATTGATATTTAG